A single window of Syntrophorhabdaceae bacterium DNA harbors:
- a CDS encoding flavodoxin family protein: MKVVAFNGSPRKDGNTTILINHIFRQLEEVGVETELVQLSQKTIHGCIACYKCFENKDGRCAVKNDDANECIEKMTRAEGIILGSPVYFADVTTEMKALIDRTAFVSMANDGMYKNKVGAAVVAVRRSGAIHTMDSMNHFFLAGQMIIIGRGIGVGRNIGDVEKDEEGIQGVALLGKRMAWCLRKLYG; this comes from the coding sequence ATGAAGGTCGTTGCCTTTAATGGTAGTCCGAGAAAGGATGGCAACACTACCATCCTCATCAACCACATCTTCCGGCAACTCGAAGAAGTAGGGGTGGAAACGGAACTGGTGCAGCTATCGCAAAAAACGATCCACGGCTGCATTGCCTGCTATAAGTGTTTTGAAAACAAGGACGGGCGCTGCGCCGTGAAAAATGACGACGCCAATGAATGCATCGAGAAGATGACCAGGGCAGAAGGGATTATCCTCGGCTCGCCGGTCTATTTTGCCGATGTAACAACCGAGATGAAGGCCTTGATCGACAGAACCGCTTTCGTCTCCATGGCTAACGATGGAATGTACAAGAACAAGGTAGGCGCTGCTGTGGTCGCCGTCCGTCGCTCAGGCGCCATACACACCATGGACTCCATGAACCATTTCTTTCTTGCCGGGCAGATGATCATAATTGGGCGCGGTATTGGCGTGGGTAGAAACATCGGAGACGTGGAAAAAGATGAAGAGGGCATTCAAGGAGTAGCGCTGCTCGGGAAAAGGATGGCCTGGTGCCTTCGCAAGCTATACGGTTGA
- a CDS encoding pyridoxamine 5'-phosphate oxidase family protein translates to MTKEEVISFVRSNPVCFLATVEGNAPRVRGMQMFKADERGILIQLATVKDMYKQLVANPNVELCFNDFKSGIQVRVSGKAEFLEGPGVAEEVLTARPFLKSVADAHGQAAIKVFRIANAQATVWTRETNLAPKTYIKL, encoded by the coding sequence ATGACTAAAGAAGAAGTGATCAGCTTTGTGAGATCAAATCCGGTTTGTTTTCTCGCGACCGTCGAGGGCAACGCGCCGCGTGTACGGGGGATGCAGATGTTTAAAGCAGACGAAAGAGGCATTCTCATCCAGCTTGCGACAGTGAAGGACATGTACAAACAGCTTGTGGCAAACCCCAACGTTGAGCTCTGTTTCAATGACTTTAAGAGCGGCATTCAGGTGCGGGTGAGCGGCAAGGCGGAATTCCTCGAAGGACCGGGTGTGGCCGAAGAGGTTCTCACGGCACGGCCTTTCCTGAAGTCCGTGGCCGATGCCCACGGGCAGGCCGCGATCAAGGTCTTCCGGATTGCAAACGCTCAAGCCACGGTGTGGACGAGAGAAACGAACCTGGCCCCGAAGACATATATCAAACTGTAA
- a CDS encoding YceI family protein, which yields MAKYVLDPDHTAAQFRVRHMMVTWVRGQLGKVQGTLDFDPRNMSALSVTAEIDAAGIYTGVEKRDADLRSSNYLDVQTYPVIRFKSTSVEASALDRCLIHGELTLHGVTRLVTLDTSLAGPSRFQDDDRLYTTFGFKAVTRINREDFGMMTNMEIENGGFMVGRHVYLSIDSEADLVEG from the coding sequence ATGGCAAAATACGTTCTGGATCCCGATCATACCGCCGCCCAATTCAGGGTCCGTCATATGATGGTCACCTGGGTTCGAGGCCAGTTGGGCAAAGTACAAGGCACTCTCGACTTCGATCCGCGGAACATGAGCGCATTATCCGTTACGGCTGAGATTGACGCGGCGGGTATATACACAGGGGTCGAGAAACGAGACGCGGATCTGCGTAGCTCTAACTATCTCGATGTTCAAACTTACCCTGTGATCAGATTCAAAAGCACGAGCGTGGAGGCATCTGCGCTCGATCGGTGCCTGATCCACGGAGAATTGACCCTGCACGGTGTGACACGCCTTGTCACTCTGGATACGAGCTTAGCCGGTCCTTCCCGATTCCAGGATGATGACCGATTATACACTACGTTCGGCTTTAAAGCGGTAACCAGGATTAACCGCGAGGATTTTGGCATGATGACTAACATGGAGATCGAGAACGGCGGTTTTATGGTGGGCAGGCATGTCTACCTTTCGATCGATTCCGAGGCCGATCTGGTGGAAGGGTAG
- a CDS encoding dihydrolipoyl dehydrogenase yields MKDYDVIVVGSGSGLNLAYRAVSKNLKVALVASQYLGGTCMNVGCVPSKTLLYAADLATQIRDARRLGVDSHVMSIDFPAIMERMRQTRNRGVAFIRDDLKGTENLDFYESEGRFVDNYTIETEEERIRGSKVFIASGARPAIPPIKGLSDVPYLTNESVLDLKKPPQSIVIVGGSYIGLEYAHFFAAVGSAVSVVEYSDRFLTFEEPEISALIEKSMKMRMKIYPGHEALSVSKSGNGVLLAARNRKTGEEKAVEAETLLVAAGRTSNATRLNVERTGVALTPAGFIRVNDYLETSKNDIWALGDATGRAMFTHAADHEVGVLWHNVLKGDTNKEDRIEMNFDAVPHAVFTMPQIASVGLTEEAAGKNHDILVGVARYADIAQGDVRLEEEGFAKAIVEKGTERILGFHIIGPEASNLIQEVVNVVARRDSYRIITESMHIFPALSELIPETLNRLEEKARS; encoded by the coding sequence ATGAAGGATTACGACGTCATAGTGGTGGGCTCGGGCTCAGGGCTTAATCTCGCCTACAGGGCGGTCTCCAAAAACCTGAAGGTGGCCCTTGTCGCAAGCCAGTACCTGGGTGGAACCTGCATGAATGTGGGCTGCGTGCCCTCCAAGACACTTTTGTATGCGGCCGACCTGGCCACACAGATCAGGGACGCCAGAAGACTCGGCGTGGATTCCCATGTCATGTCCATCGACTTTCCGGCCATCATGGAAAGAATGCGGCAGACGAGGAATAGGGGCGTCGCCTTCATCCGGGACGACCTCAAGGGCACTGAGAACCTTGATTTTTACGAATCCGAAGGGCGATTTGTGGACAATTACACCATAGAGACAGAAGAAGAGCGCATACGGGGCAGCAAAGTATTCATCGCTTCGGGCGCCCGGCCCGCTATTCCACCCATCAAAGGGCTGTCGGACGTACCCTATCTTACCAATGAATCGGTGCTTGACCTCAAGAAACCCCCTCAGAGCATCGTGATTGTCGGCGGCAGTTACATCGGCCTCGAATATGCCCACTTCTTCGCAGCCGTGGGCTCGGCGGTCTCTGTCGTGGAGTATAGTGACAGGTTTCTCACTTTTGAAGAACCGGAAATATCGGCGCTTATCGAAAAATCCATGAAGATGAGGATGAAGATCTATCCCGGTCATGAAGCGCTCTCTGTCTCGAAAAGCGGAAACGGCGTTCTCCTTGCCGCCAGGAACCGGAAAACCGGCGAGGAGAAGGCAGTGGAGGCTGAAACCCTTCTTGTGGCAGCAGGCAGAACCTCGAACGCCACACGCCTCAACGTTGAAAGAACAGGGGTTGCTCTGACGCCCGCCGGATTCATCCGGGTCAATGATTATCTCGAGACGAGCAAGAACGACATCTGGGCTTTGGGGGATGCCACGGGGAGAGCGATGTTCACCCATGCGGCAGACCATGAGGTCGGCGTTCTGTGGCATAATGTGCTGAAAGGCGATACGAATAAAGAAGACAGAATAGAAATGAATTTTGACGCCGTTCCCCATGCTGTTTTCACTATGCCACAGATAGCTTCCGTGGGACTTACCGAGGAGGCTGCCGGAAAGAACCATGATATTCTCGTGGGAGTCGCCCGGTATGCCGATATTGCGCAGGGTGATGTGAGACTTGAGGAGGAAGGATTCGCCAAGGCCATAGTGGAAAAAGGAACGGAACGGATACTCGGCTTTCACATTATCGGCCCTGAAGCATCGAACCTGATTCAGGAGGTCGTGAATGTAGTGGCCCGCAGGGACAGCTATCGGATCATCACCGAGTCCATGCACATATTTCCGGCGCTCTCTGAGCTCATCCCCGAGACCTTAAACCGGCTCGAAGAAAAGGCGCGGTCGTGA
- a CDS encoding MBL fold metallo-hydrolase, with protein MNQEIRQIALGFVNTYLVKVEGGHLLIDTGLGEQWSRLETELRGAGCLPEQLKLVVLTHGDVDHAGNCDTLQQKYGVKVAMHAGDAEMVRTGRFGRRRAKGITFKVLHWFGGRARRNFRIFEPDILLEHGQTLNQYGLSARIIHAPGHTKGSIAILTEDGQLFAGDTVSNRDKPDSAPFIENAEQLRDSLTLLKGLGARTVYPGHGKPFSAQAMASITV; from the coding sequence ATGAATCAGGAAATACGACAGATTGCTCTCGGCTTTGTCAATACGTATCTCGTAAAGGTGGAGGGTGGCCATCTGCTCATCGACACCGGTCTTGGAGAACAGTGGTCGCGGCTTGAGACCGAGTTGCGCGGGGCAGGCTGTTTACCCGAGCAGTTGAAGCTCGTCGTGCTCACCCACGGGGACGTGGATCACGCGGGAAATTGCGATACGCTTCAACAGAAGTACGGCGTGAAGGTCGCCATGCATGCAGGCGATGCAGAGATGGTAAGAACGGGCCGGTTTGGGAGACGTCGGGCCAAGGGCATCACCTTCAAAGTTCTTCACTGGTTTGGCGGACGCGCACGCCGGAACTTTCGAATCTTCGAGCCCGATATTTTGTTGGAACACGGGCAGACGTTAAATCAATACGGGTTGTCGGCGCGGATCATACACGCCCCGGGGCACACCAAAGGATCGATTGCAATATTGACCGAGGACGGGCAACTTTTCGCCGGTGATACGGTTTCCAATCGCGACAAACCGGATAGCGCGCCCTTTATTGAGAATGCGGAGCAACTCCGCGACAGTCTGACGCTTCTCAAAGGGCTTGGTGCACGTACTGTCTATCCCGGGCACGGAAAACCCTTTTCCGCTCAGGCAATGGCCTCGATCACTGTGTAA
- a CDS encoding GNAT family N-acetyltransferase has product MDFSGPVKLRVLSMKDLDAVTEIDESLLGTRRKAYWATRLEIAETSGVPSLAAEIDGKVIGFILGKASGWEYGIPENFAWIDTIGVRKEHQNKGIARLLFKEMTSMFRKVGIDTIYVVVNWKDWDLLQFFDKMGFKRGDMINLEMKI; this is encoded by the coding sequence ATGGATTTCTCTGGGCCTGTGAAACTCAGAGTCCTCAGTATGAAGGACCTCGATGCAGTGACGGAGATCGACGAATCTCTTCTCGGTACCAGAAGGAAAGCCTATTGGGCAACCAGACTGGAAATTGCCGAGACGTCCGGGGTGCCGTCGCTCGCAGCTGAAATCGACGGGAAGGTGATCGGCTTTATTCTCGGCAAGGCGAGCGGCTGGGAATACGGCATCCCCGAGAACTTCGCCTGGATCGACACGATCGGCGTGCGCAAGGAACACCAGAATAAGGGTATCGCCCGACTGCTCTTCAAAGAGATGACTTCTATGTTCAGGAAGGTGGGTATCGACACGATCTATGTGGTGGTCAACTGGAAAGATTGGGATCTCCTCCAGTTTTTCGACAAGATGGGCTTCAAACGGGGTGACATGATCAATCTCGAGATGAAGATTTAA
- a CDS encoding TetR/AcrR family transcriptional regulator, with protein sequence MRDNSARLVKRMNSIAKIGARLFSKRGFAETSMEDIAAAARLSKGGIYHYFASKTELLYYILDNFMDIVLKDLWEELGEIDNGLEKVRRLIFRHVALYPKYMAEAKTLFHEAQNLQPKSLNKVIAKESEYFRITAKVLSEYFGTSVKRNQVTAMSFILLGMCNSIYSWYNPKSPVSPEQLSQMVFDVLIDGFCGIQKKGAKASHKPAHKPDA encoded by the coding sequence ATGAGAGATAATAGCGCGCGTCTTGTGAAGCGAATGAACAGTATTGCGAAGATCGGAGCCAGGCTCTTCAGTAAGAGGGGTTTTGCCGAAACAAGCATGGAGGATATCGCCGCCGCTGCGAGGCTGAGCAAGGGCGGTATATACCACTATTTTGCCAGTAAGACTGAGCTTCTCTACTATATCCTGGACAATTTCATGGATATTGTGCTCAAAGATTTGTGGGAGGAGCTTGGTGAAATCGACAACGGACTGGAAAAGGTAAGAAGACTGATCTTCCGGCACGTGGCGCTATATCCCAAATATATGGCTGAGGCGAAAACGCTTTTCCATGAAGCGCAAAACCTTCAGCCGAAATCGTTAAATAAGGTCATAGCTAAAGAAAGCGAGTACTTTCGGATTACCGCCAAAGTACTCTCCGAATATTTTGGCACCTCGGTCAAGAGAAATCAGGTGACGGCCATGAGCTTTATCCTGCTCGGCATGTGTAATTCGATCTATTCCTGGTATAACCCCAAGAGTCCCGTGAGCCCCGAGCAGCTTTCACAAATGGTCTTTGACGTTCTCATTGACGGCTTTTGCGGTATTCAGAAGAAAGGCGCTAAGGCTTCGCACAAGCCGGCTCATAAACCGGATGCTTAG
- a CDS encoding indolepyruvate oxidoreductase subunit beta translates to MMENNRVTNILLSGVGGQGAILASNILAHVFVDAGYDVKKSEVHGMAQRGGDVTTHFRFGKKVYSPLIKYGDVDYLLAFELLEALRYINYCKDGAKIVINDQKILPPGVNLGLAAYPENIAAVFKKHFKKNVHLVEGQKIALGLGNAQAANVVLVGAFANFFPEIKDKMWSNALTDLLPKKILELNVRAFEEGRRSFNGNSP, encoded by the coding sequence ATGATGGAGAATAACAGAGTAACCAATATATTGCTCTCCGGTGTCGGCGGGCAGGGCGCTATCCTTGCCAGTAACATCCTTGCGCACGTCTTTGTGGATGCGGGCTACGATGTGAAGAAGAGCGAGGTCCACGGGATGGCCCAGAGAGGCGGAGATGTTACCACGCACTTCAGATTCGGCAAGAAAGTATATTCGCCCCTGATCAAGTATGGGGATGTGGATTATCTTCTTGCCTTTGAGCTTTTGGAGGCGCTTAGGTATATCAACTACTGCAAGGACGGCGCGAAGATAGTGATCAACGATCAGAAGATATTGCCGCCCGGGGTTAATCTTGGCCTGGCCGCCTACCCTGAAAACATTGCGGCGGTCTTTAAGAAACACTTCAAGAAAAATGTGCACCTCGTTGAAGGCCAGAAGATTGCACTCGGGCTCGGAAATGCGCAGGCCGCCAATGTGGTTCTCGTGGGGGCATTTGCTAATTTCTTCCCGGAAATAAAAGATAAGATGTGGTCGAACGCATTGACTGATCTTCTTCCGAAAAAGATTCTTGAGCTGAACGTTCGGGCATTTGAGGAAGGCAGAAGGTCGTTTAATGGAAATTCCCCTTGA
- the iorA gene encoding indolepyruvate ferredoxin oxidoreductase subunit alpha, producing the protein MKKILQGNEAIARGAWEAGVTVACAYPGTPSSEILAEIAQYKEITSQWSPNEKVAVEVASGAAFAGARSIACMKHVGLNVASDPFMTLAYTGIKGGFVIVVADDPNVHSSQNEQDSRNWARFAKVPMLEPGDAQECKDFTKIAFEISERFDTPVLLKGETRVSHSDSLVELGERQAAPVPLGLDPKQATKYVMVPANVRVRRKIIEERMRNLEAYADEFPYNVMEINDPRVGVISAGAAYMYTREVFPKYSYLKLGMVWPLPKKLLAKFFKKVQKVIVVEELDPFLETEIKALGYKVFHGKDLIPNMYELSPEIVESSLKGKAYKGPKIREKLDDLPKRPPNLCPGCSHRALFYSLKKLGTFVFGDIGCYTLAAGPPLQALHSCICMGGGVGQAYGAGKAFGQEGLGKMCAVIGDSTFLHGGIGPVMDTVYNKGYSTTIILDNRITGMTGLQEHAGTGYTLRGEPANMVNYEELVKALGVKNVRKVDPYNVAQTMETIKEELNRDEASVIITENGPCMLHRREKRKFQFPYYTIDTDVCRGCKACLEIGCPAISWVEKEGATKDGKKRKGTVSINRLQCPGCGLCAQICKFEAILPGQA; encoded by the coding sequence ATGAAAAAAATACTGCAAGGAAATGAAGCGATTGCGCGAGGAGCGTGGGAGGCCGGCGTTACCGTGGCATGCGCCTATCCGGGAACCCCGAGCAGCGAGATACTCGCGGAGATTGCACAGTACAAGGAGATCACCTCCCAATGGTCTCCAAATGAAAAGGTAGCCGTGGAGGTAGCGTCCGGTGCTGCATTCGCGGGCGCACGATCCATTGCCTGCATGAAACACGTGGGACTAAACGTCGCATCCGACCCTTTCATGACGCTTGCTTATACGGGCATCAAGGGAGGGTTTGTCATAGTTGTTGCTGATGACCCGAATGTCCACAGTTCCCAGAATGAGCAGGATAGCCGCAACTGGGCGCGGTTTGCGAAGGTACCCATGCTGGAGCCGGGCGACGCGCAGGAATGTAAAGACTTCACCAAGATTGCCTTTGAAATAAGCGAGAGGTTTGACACACCTGTCTTGTTAAAGGGCGAGACCAGGGTCTCCCATTCAGACTCCCTGGTTGAGTTAGGCGAGCGGCAGGCGGCGCCCGTACCCCTTGGCCTCGATCCGAAGCAGGCAACGAAATATGTGATGGTTCCCGCTAACGTGCGCGTGCGTCGCAAGATTATTGAGGAGCGGATGAGGAACCTTGAGGCTTATGCTGATGAGTTTCCTTATAATGTGATGGAGATTAACGATCCGCGCGTGGGGGTTATCTCGGCAGGCGCCGCCTACATGTATACGAGAGAGGTTTTCCCGAAATATTCTTACCTCAAGCTCGGCATGGTGTGGCCGCTGCCTAAGAAATTGCTGGCCAAATTTTTCAAGAAGGTGCAAAAGGTCATTGTAGTCGAGGAACTCGATCCTTTCCTGGAAACGGAGATCAAGGCCCTTGGCTACAAAGTTTTTCATGGCAAAGACCTTATCCCCAACATGTACGAGCTTTCCCCTGAGATCGTCGAAAGCTCTCTCAAGGGGAAGGCCTATAAGGGACCAAAGATAAGGGAGAAACTGGATGATCTCCCGAAAAGACCTCCGAACCTGTGTCCGGGCTGCTCCCACAGGGCGCTCTTCTATTCTCTGAAAAAGCTCGGCACCTTCGTCTTTGGCGACATAGGGTGCTACACGCTCGCAGCGGGTCCCCCTCTGCAGGCCCTTCATAGCTGCATCTGTATGGGCGGGGGCGTAGGGCAGGCATACGGGGCTGGTAAGGCCTTTGGTCAGGAAGGCCTGGGAAAGATGTGCGCCGTGATAGGCGACTCTACGTTCCTTCATGGCGGAATCGGCCCGGTCATGGACACGGTTTACAACAAGGGATATTCGACGACCATTATTCTCGACAACCGGATTACCGGTATGACCGGCCTCCAGGAACACGCAGGTACGGGTTACACGTTGAGAGGTGAGCCCGCCAACATGGTCAACTATGAAGAACTTGTCAAAGCGCTGGGCGTGAAAAACGTGCGCAAGGTAGATCCCTACAACGTGGCTCAGACAATGGAAACGATAAAGGAGGAGCTGAACCGGGATGAGGCCTCCGTTATCATCACCGAAAACGGGCCCTGCATGCTTCACAGAAGAGAAAAGAGAAAGTTCCAATTTCCCTATTACACGATTGATACGGACGTTTGCAGGGGATGCAAGGCCTGCCTGGAAATCGGATGCCCGGCCATCAGCTGGGTGGAAAAAGAAGGTGCCACGAAAGATGGCAAGAAGAGGAAAGGGACCGTCTCAATCAACAGGCTTCAATGCCCCGGTTGCGGTCTCTGCGCGCAGATATGTAAATTTGAAGCTATCCTTCCGGGACAGGCGTGA
- a CDS encoding TRAP transporter substrate-binding protein, with protein MKRRSIVSFMVTAFVLAICLVMLPVVSSAQQKVITLNYSNFFPAPHKNSVLAEQWCKEIEKRTNGRVKITYFPNGVLTPAAQTYDNVVKGIADIGESVFAYTMGKFPLMEVIDLPLGYKSGTQATHLVNAFYAKFKPKELDETKVLFLHAHGPGILHSKMPIAKLDDLKGKKIRATGLAAKIVTALGGAPVGTTMGETYDALRTGVVDGALSPMEAMQGWKWGEVVAYTTQDFGAAYTSSMFVVMNKAKWNSLPPDIQKIFDEVSAEWMGKQGAVWDEVDKEGYDFAKQKGVKLIALSKEEDARWAERVKPLLDDYLKNAKAKGLPGDEALKFCLDFLKANQK; from the coding sequence ATGAAAAGAAGATCTATTGTAAGTTTCATGGTGACGGCCTTTGTTCTCGCAATCTGTCTCGTCATGCTTCCCGTAGTTTCTTCAGCCCAGCAGAAGGTGATCACGTTGAACTACTCGAACTTCTTCCCCGCTCCACACAAGAACAGCGTACTTGCCGAACAGTGGTGCAAGGAGATAGAGAAGAGAACCAACGGTAGGGTGAAAATCACCTATTTTCCCAACGGCGTTTTAACGCCGGCTGCCCAGACTTACGACAATGTCGTGAAGGGCATTGCCGATATCGGCGAGAGTGTCTTCGCATACACCATGGGAAAATTTCCCCTGATGGAGGTTATCGATCTCCCGTTGGGATATAAATCAGGCACCCAGGCCACGCACCTCGTAAATGCTTTCTATGCTAAGTTCAAACCAAAAGAACTCGACGAGACAAAGGTACTTTTTCTCCATGCGCATGGTCCCGGCATCCTCCACTCAAAAATGCCCATTGCAAAGCTTGACGATTTGAAAGGCAAGAAGATCAGGGCCACAGGGCTCGCGGCAAAGATCGTCACGGCACTGGGAGGAGCTCCTGTGGGTACCACGATGGGGGAAACCTACGATGCGCTCCGAACCGGTGTAGTGGATGGGGCGCTCTCCCCCATGGAGGCCATGCAAGGTTGGAAGTGGGGTGAAGTCGTAGCGTACACCACCCAGGATTTTGGCGCTGCCTACACCTCCAGTATGTTTGTCGTCATGAACAAGGCGAAATGGAACTCCCTGCCTCCGGACATTCAGAAGATCTTCGACGAGGTAAGTGCGGAATGGATGGGGAAGCAGGGTGCCGTATGGGATGAGGTCGATAAAGAGGGTTATGATTTTGCCAAACAGAAAGGGGTCAAGCTTATCGCTCTCTCCAAAGAGGAAGATGCACGGTGGGCAGAAAGGGTAAAACCTCTTCTCGACGATTATTTGAAGAATGCGAAGGCCAAGGGACTGCCCGGGGATGAGGCCCTGAAATTCTGCCTTGATTTCCTTAAAGCGAACCAGAAGTGA
- a CDS encoding TRAP transporter large permease produces the protein MNEVTVGIIALGLVLILFLTGIELGFAMILIGFLGFGYLISWQASLNLLAKDFFDVLDTYSFTVIPLFVLMGQVAFNSGIAKRLFDATNKFMGHVPGGLAMATVAGATAFKSICGSSPATAATFASVAIPEMDRYGYAKKLSTGIVASVGTLGILLPPSVTLIIFGVITDQSIGRLFLAGIVPGLLVAFFFILIIYAWCKMYPEVAPKGSQYTWAERFKSLPEVIWVIFIFLLVIGGILGGFFTPTEAGSVGTFLVLVLTFAKRDLNLKAFWKAVIESLRTACMVMMLIAGSTVLGHFIAVTKIPMIAADWIVGLPFAPWVIMIFIAFIYEIGGSFIDDLAFMILATPIFYPAIEKLGYNPLWFGMMIGITVMVGVVIPPVAINVFVVKQITKVPFGVIYSGVYPFLISLVVAAILLFIFPGLATWLPGLLMPMGPHA, from the coding sequence ATGAATGAGGTGACCGTAGGCATTATCGCATTGGGATTAGTACTGATTCTCTTCCTAACTGGCATAGAGCTTGGATTCGCCATGATCCTTATCGGATTCCTGGGGTTCGGGTATCTCATATCATGGCAGGCCTCACTGAATCTTTTGGCCAAAGACTTCTTCGACGTTCTTGACACCTACAGCTTCACCGTTATCCCCCTCTTCGTTCTCATGGGTCAAGTTGCCTTTAATTCTGGGATTGCCAAGCGACTCTTCGATGCAACGAATAAATTCATGGGGCACGTTCCCGGCGGACTTGCAATGGCCACGGTGGCAGGGGCCACAGCCTTCAAGTCCATCTGCGGATCGTCTCCGGCCACAGCGGCCACTTTTGCGAGCGTGGCGATCCCCGAGATGGACCGATACGGTTATGCAAAAAAACTCTCCACAGGGATCGTTGCGTCCGTAGGTACGCTTGGCATACTTCTGCCGCCAAGCGTTACCCTGATCATCTTCGGTGTCATCACGGACCAGTCAATCGGCAGGCTCTTTCTCGCGGGTATTGTGCCCGGTCTGCTCGTGGCCTTCTTCTTTATCCTTATAATCTACGCCTGGTGCAAGATGTATCCGGAAGTTGCACCGAAAGGCTCACAGTACACGTGGGCGGAGAGATTCAAATCCTTGCCCGAAGTCATATGGGTGATATTCATATTCCTGCTCGTTATCGGCGGTATTCTGGGCGGCTTCTTCACCCCCACGGAAGCGGGCAGTGTGGGGACCTTTCTCGTTTTAGTTCTCACCTTCGCGAAAAGAGATCTAAATCTCAAAGCATTCTGGAAAGCGGTTATAGAATCGCTGAGAACGGCCTGTATGGTTATGATGCTCATTGCGGGCTCGACGGTACTCGGCCATTTTATCGCCGTAACCAAAATACCTATGATCGCTGCTGATTGGATCGTGGGACTTCCCTTTGCTCCCTGGGTCATAATGATTTTTATCGCGTTCATCTATGAAATCGGAGGGTCCTTCATCGACGACCTCGCCTTTATGATTCTCGCGACGCCGATCTTTTATCCGGCCATTGAGAAGCTCGGGTATAATCCGCTCTGGTTCGGCATGATGATCGGTATTACCGTTATGGTAGGCGTTGTGATTCCTCCCGTTGCGATCAACGTCTTTGTGGTAAAACAGATTACTAAAGTCCCATTTGGCGTGATCTATAGCGGTGTGTATCCTTTTCTCATCAGTCTTGTGGTCGCAGCAATCCTCCTCTTTATATTTCCTGGATTGGCGACCTGGCTTCCCGGGCTTCTGATGCCTATGGGCCCGCACGCATAA